The Rhododendron vialii isolate Sample 1 chromosome 5a, ASM3025357v1 genome contains a region encoding:
- the LOC131327149 gene encoding uncharacterized protein LOC131327149 isoform X3 — MAEDLCIIIKDTRILNASKKSPSVLRMIVLTLAMVCGIYICSICMEQISTRANVGFTNVEVIKKPCEEPNIESWEKRYVRYPNPKTFSRAECACNPVRYFAILSTQRSGSGWFETLLNSHPNISSNGEIFSVKVRRSNISTIVETLDNVYNLDLLTSASKNECTAAVGLKWMLNQEEFEGRQGDFSVNGLMQNHKEIVEYFNATGVSTIFLFRRNLLRRMISILANSYDQNAKPLNGTHKSHVHSPHEAAILARYKPTINVKLLIPNLREVEEMVTKSLEYFKSTRHIILYYEDIIKNHTKLTEVQDFLKVPRIDLNSRQVKIHKGSLSRQVENWADIKKTLKGTSYESFLHADYTL, encoded by the exons atggcTGAAGATCTTTGTATCATCATCAAG GATACCAGAATATTAAATGCTTCAAAGAAATCTCCTTCAGTGTTGAGAATGATTGTATTGACACTTGCGATGGTCTGTGGTATTTACATATGCTCAATCTGTATGGAGCAAATCAGTACCCGCGCCAACGTTGGATTCACAAACGTCGAAGTGATTAAGAAGCCATGTGAGGAACCTAATATAGAATCATGGGAAAAACGCTATGTGCGTTACCCAAATCCCAAAACATTTAGTAG GGCTGAATGTGCATGCAATCCTGTGAGATATTTTGCAATACTATCGACACAGAGATCCGGGAGTGGATGGTTTGAGACATTATTAAATAGTCATCCAAACATAAGTTCCAATGGAGAAATATTTTCTGTAAAAGTCCGGCGGAGTAATATCTCAACAATTGTGGAGACATTGGATAACGTATATAATCTAGATTTGCTGACTAGTGCTTCCAAGAACGAGTGCACAGCTGCTGTTGGCTTGAAGTGGATGCTTAATCAG GAGGAGTTCGAAGGGAGACAAGGAGATTTTTCAGTCAAT GGTTTAATGCAGAATCACAAAGAAATTGTCGAATATTTCAATGCCACCGGTGTTTCGACgatttttcttttcagaagaAACCTTCTGCGCAGAATGATTTCAATACTCGCAAACTCTTATGATCAAAATGCTAAGCCGCTGAATGGAACACACAAATCTCACGTGCATTCACCCCatgag GCAGCAATTCTTGCAAGATACAAACCGACGATAAATGTAAAATTGCTCATCCCCAATCTGAGAGAAGTAGAGGAGATGGTTACTAAATCATTAGAATACTTCAAGAGCACTCGGCACATTATCCTTTACTATGAGGACATAATCAAAAATCACACG AAACTGACAGAAGTCCAAGATTTTCTCAAGGTTCCACGCATAGATCTAAATAGCCGTCAGGTGAAAATACACAAAGGTTCCTTGTCTCGACAGGTTGAGAATTGGGCTGATATCAAGAAGACACTGAAGGGAACCTCTTATGAAAGCTTCCTGCATGCAGATTACACATTGTAG
- the LOC131327149 gene encoding uncharacterized protein LOC131327149 isoform X2, whose translation MAEDLCIIIKDTRILNASKKSPSVLRMIVLTLAMVCGIYICSICMEQISTRANVGFTNVEVIKKPCEEPNIESWEKRYVRYPNPKTFSRAECACNPVRYFAILSTQRSGSGWFETLLNSHPNISSNGEIFSVKVRRSNISTIVETLDNVYNLDLLTSASKNECTAAVGLKWMLNQEEFEGRQGDFSVNVGYPKNHKEIVEYFNATGVSTIFLFRRNLLRRMISILANSYDQNAKPLNGTHKSHVHSPHEAAILARYKPTINVKLLIPNLREVEEMVTKSLEYFKSTRHIILYYEDIIKNHTKLTEVQDFLKVPRIDLNSRQVKIHKGSLSRQVENWADIKKTLKGTSYESFLHADYTL comes from the exons atggcTGAAGATCTTTGTATCATCATCAAG GATACCAGAATATTAAATGCTTCAAAGAAATCTCCTTCAGTGTTGAGAATGATTGTATTGACACTTGCGATGGTCTGTGGTATTTACATATGCTCAATCTGTATGGAGCAAATCAGTACCCGCGCCAACGTTGGATTCACAAACGTCGAAGTGATTAAGAAGCCATGTGAGGAACCTAATATAGAATCATGGGAAAAACGCTATGTGCGTTACCCAAATCCCAAAACATTTAGTAG GGCTGAATGTGCATGCAATCCTGTGAGATATTTTGCAATACTATCGACACAGAGATCCGGGAGTGGATGGTTTGAGACATTATTAAATAGTCATCCAAACATAAGTTCCAATGGAGAAATATTTTCTGTAAAAGTCCGGCGGAGTAATATCTCAACAATTGTGGAGACATTGGATAACGTATATAATCTAGATTTGCTGACTAGTGCTTCCAAGAACGAGTGCACAGCTGCTGTTGGCTTGAAGTGGATGCTTAATCAG GAGGAGTTCGAAGGGAGACAAGGAGATTTTTCAGTCAATGTAGGTTACCCTAAA AATCACAAAGAAATTGTCGAATATTTCAATGCCACCGGTGTTTCGACgatttttcttttcagaagaAACCTTCTGCGCAGAATGATTTCAATACTCGCAAACTCTTATGATCAAAATGCTAAGCCGCTGAATGGAACACACAAATCTCACGTGCATTCACCCCatgag GCAGCAATTCTTGCAAGATACAAACCGACGATAAATGTAAAATTGCTCATCCCCAATCTGAGAGAAGTAGAGGAGATGGTTACTAAATCATTAGAATACTTCAAGAGCACTCGGCACATTATCCTTTACTATGAGGACATAATCAAAAATCACACG AAACTGACAGAAGTCCAAGATTTTCTCAAGGTTCCACGCATAGATCTAAATAGCCGTCAGGTGAAAATACACAAAGGTTCCTTGTCTCGACAGGTTGAGAATTGGGCTGATATCAAGAAGACACTGAAGGGAACCTCTTATGAAAGCTTCCTGCATGCAGATTACACATTGTAG
- the LOC131327149 gene encoding uncharacterized protein LOC131327149 isoform X5, whose amino-acid sequence MAEDLCIIIKDTRILNASKKSPSVLRMIVLTLAMVCGIYICSICMEQISTRANVGFTNVEVIKKPCEEPNIESWEKRYVRYPNPKTFSRAECACNPVRYFAILSTQRSGSGWFETLLNSHPNISSNGEIFSVKVRRSNISTIVETLDNVYNLDLLTSASKNECTAAVGLKWMLNQGLMQNHKEIVEYFNATGVSTIFLFRRNLLRRMISILANSYDQNAKPLNGTHKSHVHSPHEAAILARYKPTINVKLLIPNLREVEEMVTKSLEYFKSTRHIILYYEDIIKNHTKLTEVQDFLKVPRIDLNSRQVKIHKGSLSRQVENWADIKKTLKGTSYESFLHADYTL is encoded by the exons atggcTGAAGATCTTTGTATCATCATCAAG GATACCAGAATATTAAATGCTTCAAAGAAATCTCCTTCAGTGTTGAGAATGATTGTATTGACACTTGCGATGGTCTGTGGTATTTACATATGCTCAATCTGTATGGAGCAAATCAGTACCCGCGCCAACGTTGGATTCACAAACGTCGAAGTGATTAAGAAGCCATGTGAGGAACCTAATATAGAATCATGGGAAAAACGCTATGTGCGTTACCCAAATCCCAAAACATTTAGTAG GGCTGAATGTGCATGCAATCCTGTGAGATATTTTGCAATACTATCGACACAGAGATCCGGGAGTGGATGGTTTGAGACATTATTAAATAGTCATCCAAACATAAGTTCCAATGGAGAAATATTTTCTGTAAAAGTCCGGCGGAGTAATATCTCAACAATTGTGGAGACATTGGATAACGTATATAATCTAGATTTGCTGACTAGTGCTTCCAAGAACGAGTGCACAGCTGCTGTTGGCTTGAAGTGGATGCTTAATCAG GGTTTAATGCAGAATCACAAAGAAATTGTCGAATATTTCAATGCCACCGGTGTTTCGACgatttttcttttcagaagaAACCTTCTGCGCAGAATGATTTCAATACTCGCAAACTCTTATGATCAAAATGCTAAGCCGCTGAATGGAACACACAAATCTCACGTGCATTCACCCCatgag GCAGCAATTCTTGCAAGATACAAACCGACGATAAATGTAAAATTGCTCATCCCCAATCTGAGAGAAGTAGAGGAGATGGTTACTAAATCATTAGAATACTTCAAGAGCACTCGGCACATTATCCTTTACTATGAGGACATAATCAAAAATCACACG AAACTGACAGAAGTCCAAGATTTTCTCAAGGTTCCACGCATAGATCTAAATAGCCGTCAGGTGAAAATACACAAAGGTTCCTTGTCTCGACAGGTTGAGAATTGGGCTGATATCAAGAAGACACTGAAGGGAACCTCTTATGAAAGCTTCCTGCATGCAGATTACACATTGTAG
- the LOC131327151 gene encoding probable carboxylesterase 2 codes for MDSTATEITHDFPPFFQVHKDGTIDRFGRKPEFAPPSDDPQSPVRSKDVLISPVTGVSARLYLPTTTTSPLPSPPQKKLPLLVYVHGGGFCLGSASTPKFHHFVTSLAAEANIAAVSVDYRLPPEHLLPIAYDDAWDVFRWVFSHESGSGPDPWINDHVDFTRVFLGGESAGANIANNVAIRAGPGRLKVKGLVLIHPFFGGKEEDKMYKFMCPSSSGLGDDPRLNPSADPGLPGMICERVLVCIAEKDFLRERGWGYYEALGKSGWVGEREIVESEGEGHGFHLFDPDCEKAAVLLKRVASFLNRV; via the exons atggaCTCCACCGCAACTGAAATCACTCACGACTTCCCCCCCTTCTTCCAGGTACACAAAGACGGCACCATCGACCGTTTCGGCCGCAAACCCGAATTCGCCCCGCCCTCCGACGATCCTCAATCCCCGGTCCGATCCAAAGACGTCCTTATCTCCCCCGTAACCGGCGTCTCCGCACGTCTCTAcctccccaccaccaccacctcccccctcccctccccacCCCAAAAGAAACTCCCCCTCCTCGTCTACGTCCACGGCGGCGGGTTCTGCCTCGGCTCCGCCTCCACGCCCAAGTTCCACCACTTCGTCACCTCCCTCGCCGCCGAAGCCAATATCGCCGCCGTCTCCGTCGACTACCGCCTCCCCCCGGAGCACCTCCTCCCCATCGCGTACGACGACGCGTGGGATGTTTTCAG GTGGGTTTTCTCTCACGAGTCTGGGTCCGGACCCGATCCGTGGATCAACGACCATGTGGATTTCACCCGCGTTTTCTTGGGCGGAGAGAGCGCGGGAGCCAACATAGCGAACAACGTGGCAATCCGGGCCGGGCCGGGCAGGTTGAAGGTTAAGGGGCTGGTTTTGATTCACCCGTTTTTCGGTGGAAAAGAGGAGGATAAGATGTACAAGTTCATGTGCCCGTCGAGTAGCGGGTTGGGCGACGACCCGAGGCTGAACCCGTCTGCCGACCCGGGGTTGCCGGGTATGATTTGTGAGAGGGTGCTGGTTTGCATTGCGGAGAAGGATTTCTTGAGGGAGAGAGGGTGGGGGTATTATGAGGCGTTGGGGAAAAGCGGGTgggtcggagagagagagattgtggaGTCCGAAGGAGAGGGTCATGGGTTTCATTTATTTGACCCGGATTGTGAGAAGGCTGCGGTTCTGCTGAAACGGGTTGCTTCTTTCTTGAATCGGGTCtag
- the LOC131327149 gene encoding uncharacterized protein LOC131327149 isoform X4 — MAEDLCIIIKDTRILNASKKSPSVLRMIVLTLAMVCGIYICSICMEQISTRANVGFTNVEVIKKPCEEPNIESWEKRYVRYPNPKTFSRAECACNPVRYFAILSTQRSGSGWFETLLNSHPNISSNGEIFSVKVRRSNISTIVETLDNVYNLDLLTSASKNECTAAVGLKWMLNQEEFEGRQGDFSVNNHKEIVEYFNATGVSTIFLFRRNLLRRMISILANSYDQNAKPLNGTHKSHVHSPHEAAILARYKPTINVKLLIPNLREVEEMVTKSLEYFKSTRHIILYYEDIIKNHTKLTEVQDFLKVPRIDLNSRQVKIHKGSLSRQVENWADIKKTLKGTSYESFLHADYTL, encoded by the exons atggcTGAAGATCTTTGTATCATCATCAAG GATACCAGAATATTAAATGCTTCAAAGAAATCTCCTTCAGTGTTGAGAATGATTGTATTGACACTTGCGATGGTCTGTGGTATTTACATATGCTCAATCTGTATGGAGCAAATCAGTACCCGCGCCAACGTTGGATTCACAAACGTCGAAGTGATTAAGAAGCCATGTGAGGAACCTAATATAGAATCATGGGAAAAACGCTATGTGCGTTACCCAAATCCCAAAACATTTAGTAG GGCTGAATGTGCATGCAATCCTGTGAGATATTTTGCAATACTATCGACACAGAGATCCGGGAGTGGATGGTTTGAGACATTATTAAATAGTCATCCAAACATAAGTTCCAATGGAGAAATATTTTCTGTAAAAGTCCGGCGGAGTAATATCTCAACAATTGTGGAGACATTGGATAACGTATATAATCTAGATTTGCTGACTAGTGCTTCCAAGAACGAGTGCACAGCTGCTGTTGGCTTGAAGTGGATGCTTAATCAG GAGGAGTTCGAAGGGAGACAAGGAGATTTTTCAGTCAAT AATCACAAAGAAATTGTCGAATATTTCAATGCCACCGGTGTTTCGACgatttttcttttcagaagaAACCTTCTGCGCAGAATGATTTCAATACTCGCAAACTCTTATGATCAAAATGCTAAGCCGCTGAATGGAACACACAAATCTCACGTGCATTCACCCCatgag GCAGCAATTCTTGCAAGATACAAACCGACGATAAATGTAAAATTGCTCATCCCCAATCTGAGAGAAGTAGAGGAGATGGTTACTAAATCATTAGAATACTTCAAGAGCACTCGGCACATTATCCTTTACTATGAGGACATAATCAAAAATCACACG AAACTGACAGAAGTCCAAGATTTTCTCAAGGTTCCACGCATAGATCTAAATAGCCGTCAGGTGAAAATACACAAAGGTTCCTTGTCTCGACAGGTTGAGAATTGGGCTGATATCAAGAAGACACTGAAGGGAACCTCTTATGAAAGCTTCCTGCATGCAGATTACACATTGTAG
- the LOC131327149 gene encoding uncharacterized protein LOC131327149 isoform X6 translates to MAEDLCIIIKDTRILNASKKSPSVLRMIVLTLAMVCGIYICSICMEQISTRANVGFTNVEVIKKPCEEPNIESWEKRYVRYPNPKTFSRAECACNPVRYFAILSTQRSGSGWFETLLNSHPNISSNGEIFSVKVRRSNISTIVETLDNVYNLDLLTSASKNECTAAVGLKWMLNQNHKEIVEYFNATGVSTIFLFRRNLLRRMISILANSYDQNAKPLNGTHKSHVHSPHEAAILARYKPTINVKLLIPNLREVEEMVTKSLEYFKSTRHIILYYEDIIKNHTKLTEVQDFLKVPRIDLNSRQVKIHKGSLSRQVENWADIKKTLKGTSYESFLHADYTL, encoded by the exons atggcTGAAGATCTTTGTATCATCATCAAG GATACCAGAATATTAAATGCTTCAAAGAAATCTCCTTCAGTGTTGAGAATGATTGTATTGACACTTGCGATGGTCTGTGGTATTTACATATGCTCAATCTGTATGGAGCAAATCAGTACCCGCGCCAACGTTGGATTCACAAACGTCGAAGTGATTAAGAAGCCATGTGAGGAACCTAATATAGAATCATGGGAAAAACGCTATGTGCGTTACCCAAATCCCAAAACATTTAGTAG GGCTGAATGTGCATGCAATCCTGTGAGATATTTTGCAATACTATCGACACAGAGATCCGGGAGTGGATGGTTTGAGACATTATTAAATAGTCATCCAAACATAAGTTCCAATGGAGAAATATTTTCTGTAAAAGTCCGGCGGAGTAATATCTCAACAATTGTGGAGACATTGGATAACGTATATAATCTAGATTTGCTGACTAGTGCTTCCAAGAACGAGTGCACAGCTGCTGTTGGCTTGAAGTGGATGCTTAATCAG AATCACAAAGAAATTGTCGAATATTTCAATGCCACCGGTGTTTCGACgatttttcttttcagaagaAACCTTCTGCGCAGAATGATTTCAATACTCGCAAACTCTTATGATCAAAATGCTAAGCCGCTGAATGGAACACACAAATCTCACGTGCATTCACCCCatgag GCAGCAATTCTTGCAAGATACAAACCGACGATAAATGTAAAATTGCTCATCCCCAATCTGAGAGAAGTAGAGGAGATGGTTACTAAATCATTAGAATACTTCAAGAGCACTCGGCACATTATCCTTTACTATGAGGACATAATCAAAAATCACACG AAACTGACAGAAGTCCAAGATTTTCTCAAGGTTCCACGCATAGATCTAAATAGCCGTCAGGTGAAAATACACAAAGGTTCCTTGTCTCGACAGGTTGAGAATTGGGCTGATATCAAGAAGACACTGAAGGGAACCTCTTATGAAAGCTTCCTGCATGCAGATTACACATTGTAG
- the LOC131327149 gene encoding uncharacterized protein LOC131327149 isoform X1, with the protein MAEDLCIIIKDTRILNASKKSPSVLRMIVLTLAMVCGIYICSICMEQISTRANVGFTNVEVIKKPCEEPNIESWEKRYVRYPNPKTFSRAECACNPVRYFAILSTQRSGSGWFETLLNSHPNISSNGEIFSVKVRRSNISTIVETLDNVYNLDLLTSASKNECTAAVGLKWMLNQEEFEGRQGDFSVNVGYPKGLMQNHKEIVEYFNATGVSTIFLFRRNLLRRMISILANSYDQNAKPLNGTHKSHVHSPHEAAILARYKPTINVKLLIPNLREVEEMVTKSLEYFKSTRHIILYYEDIIKNHTKLTEVQDFLKVPRIDLNSRQVKIHKGSLSRQVENWADIKKTLKGTSYESFLHADYTL; encoded by the exons atggcTGAAGATCTTTGTATCATCATCAAG GATACCAGAATATTAAATGCTTCAAAGAAATCTCCTTCAGTGTTGAGAATGATTGTATTGACACTTGCGATGGTCTGTGGTATTTACATATGCTCAATCTGTATGGAGCAAATCAGTACCCGCGCCAACGTTGGATTCACAAACGTCGAAGTGATTAAGAAGCCATGTGAGGAACCTAATATAGAATCATGGGAAAAACGCTATGTGCGTTACCCAAATCCCAAAACATTTAGTAG GGCTGAATGTGCATGCAATCCTGTGAGATATTTTGCAATACTATCGACACAGAGATCCGGGAGTGGATGGTTTGAGACATTATTAAATAGTCATCCAAACATAAGTTCCAATGGAGAAATATTTTCTGTAAAAGTCCGGCGGAGTAATATCTCAACAATTGTGGAGACATTGGATAACGTATATAATCTAGATTTGCTGACTAGTGCTTCCAAGAACGAGTGCACAGCTGCTGTTGGCTTGAAGTGGATGCTTAATCAG GAGGAGTTCGAAGGGAGACAAGGAGATTTTTCAGTCAATGTAGGTTACCCTAAA GGTTTAATGCAGAATCACAAAGAAATTGTCGAATATTTCAATGCCACCGGTGTTTCGACgatttttcttttcagaagaAACCTTCTGCGCAGAATGATTTCAATACTCGCAAACTCTTATGATCAAAATGCTAAGCCGCTGAATGGAACACACAAATCTCACGTGCATTCACCCCatgag GCAGCAATTCTTGCAAGATACAAACCGACGATAAATGTAAAATTGCTCATCCCCAATCTGAGAGAAGTAGAGGAGATGGTTACTAAATCATTAGAATACTTCAAGAGCACTCGGCACATTATCCTTTACTATGAGGACATAATCAAAAATCACACG AAACTGACAGAAGTCCAAGATTTTCTCAAGGTTCCACGCATAGATCTAAATAGCCGTCAGGTGAAAATACACAAAGGTTCCTTGTCTCGACAGGTTGAGAATTGGGCTGATATCAAGAAGACACTGAAGGGAACCTCTTATGAAAGCTTCCTGCATGCAGATTACACATTGTAG
- the LOC131327153 gene encoding acetylajmalan esterase-like yields the protein MAEQLICSSPEFHRWGVSLATRHCSETKTRCIMIQPIAKGLNTFTMLRNNHLQQALMELRLEFPHVQIVYGDYYMAFMALLQNRVLLGFRKETQMKACCGFGGPYNFHPAMMCGNQGIKVCLNPIEYIHWDGFHLIQEALKHIEEVFMSGRGYMYPEFKFQEVMHCKM from the coding sequence ATGGCGGAGCAACTCATTTGTTCATCACCAGAGTTTCACCGATGGGGTGTCTCCCTGGCTACCCGACATTGTTCCGAAACAAAGACCAGATGCATTATGATTCAACCAATTGCCAAAGGACTCAACACCTTCACAATGCTCCGCAACAATCATCTCCAACAAGCACTGATGGAGCTAAGGCTGGAGTTTCCTCATGTTCAAATCGTTTATGGTGACTACTACATGGCGTTCATGGCTCTACTTCAGAATCGTGTGCTTTTGGGGTTCAGGAAGGAAACACAGATGAAGGCTTGCTGTGGATTCGGGGGTCCCTACAATTTTCATCCGGCAATGATGTGCGGAAATCAAGGCATTAAAGTGTGCTTGAATCCCATAGAGTACATACATTGGGATGGGTTTCATCTTATTCAAGAGGCATTGAAGCACATAGAGGAAGTGTTCATGTCTGGAAGAGGTTACATGTATCCAGAGTTCAAGTTTCAAGAGGTAATGCATTGCAAAATGTAG